One window of Watersipora subatra chromosome 3, tzWatSuba1.1, whole genome shotgun sequence genomic DNA carries:
- the LOC137391559 gene encoding EEF1A lysine methyltransferase 4-like, with the protein MSLEDATRYARKEYWEDRFETEEEHDWLGSYENYGGIVESILKPDDRILILGCGNSTLSENIYKSGCKHVTNIDYSVNVIRRMREKYCDLEEMRWTTMDILDMKFIPASFDVVIDKATLDSFMVDERDPWNISLHMQGIMDQILQMVSHVLKKDGKFISMTWAQPHFRKRLLAKRQYDWSIDTKKFGTGFEYFIYIMKKGQSLSEKDASLGLTKSTSGLVQSEETLEDDVEDFLNHIDV; encoded by the exons ATGTCTCTTGAAGACGCAACTAGATATGCAAGAAAGGAATATTGGGAGGACCGTTTTGAGACAGAGGAAGAACATGATTGGCTTGGTTCCTACGAAAATTATGGCGGCATTGTAGAATCTATTCTAAAACCAGATGATAGAATCCTCATTTTAG gCTGTGGAAATAGCACCCTCTCTGAGAATATCTACAAGTCAGGATGCAAGCATGTTACCAACATTGATTATTCAGTTAATGTCATTAGACGCATGAGAGAGAAATATTGTGATCTAGAGGAAATGAGATGGACTACTATGGACATTCTTGACATGAAATTTATTCCCGCTAGCTTTGATGTC GTAATAGACAAAGCCACTTTAGACTCTTTCATGGTGGACGAAAGGGATCCATGGAATATTTCCTTACACATGCAAGGAATAATGGATCAAATATTGCAAATG GTCAGCCATGTGCTTAAGAAGGATGGAAAGTTCATATCTATGACTTGGGCACAGCCACACTTCAGGAAACGACTTCTAGCCAAACGACAGTATGACTGGTCAATTGACACGAAGAAATTTGGTACTggatttgaatattttatttatatcatgaaaaaaggtCAATCTCTGTCAGAAAAGGATGCTTCATTAGGTCTAACAAAAAGCACATCTGGACTAGTTCAGTCAGAGGAGACATTAGAGGATGATGTAGAAGATTTTTTAAATCATATAGATGTTTAA
- the LOC137391558 gene encoding serine/threonine-protein phosphatase 4 catalytic subunit isoform X2: MSDSGDLDRQIEQLRRCEIIKESEVKALCAKAREILVEESNVQRVDSPVTVCGDIHGQFYDLKELFKVGGDVPDTNYLFMGDFVDRGFYSVETFLLLLALKVRYPDRITLIRGNHESRQITQVYGFYDECLRKYGSITVWRYCTEIFDYLSLSAIIDGQIFCVHGGLSPSIHTLDQIRGIDRKQEVPHDGPMCDLLWSDPDDTQGWGVSPRGAGYLFGSDVVQQFIENNNLKLICRAHQLVMEGWKSHFNDTVITVWSAPNYCYRCGNVAAILELDEHLKRSFTIFEAAPQEVRGIPSKKPQPDYFL, from the exons ACAAATAGAGCAGCTTCGCAGGTGTGAGATAATAAAAGAGAGCGAGGTGAAGGCACTATGTGCAAAAGCGAGAGAGATTTTAGTTGAGGAAAGCAATGTACAACGAGTGGACTCTCCTGTCACA GTCTGTGGTGACATCCATGGTCAGTTCTATGACCTGAAGGAGCTGTTCAAGGTTGGAGGTGATGTACCAGACACAAATTACTTGTTTATGGGAGATTTTGTGGACAGAGGTTTTTACAGTGTGGAGACATTCCTTCTACTTCTAGCCCTAAAA GTTAGGTATCCTGACCGGATAACATTAATACGAGGCAATCATGAAAGTAGACAGATTACACAAGTGTATGGCTTCTATGACGAATGCTTACGCAAGTATGGATCCATCACCGTCTGGCGATACTGTACAGAAATATTTGATTATCTCAGTTTATCAGCTATCATTGATGGCCAG ATATTCTGTGTCCATGGTGGACTCTCACCATCAATACATACTCTAGATCAGATTAGAGGCATTGATAGGAAACAGGAAGTTCCTCATGATGGACCCATGTGCGACTTGCTATGGTCTGATCCTGATG ACACTCAGGGCTGGGGTGTAAGCCCGAGAGGAGCAGGCTACCTGTTTGGCAGCGATGTTGTACAACAGTTTATAGAGAACAACAACCTCAAGTTGATATGTAGAGCACATCAGTTGGTCATGGAAGGCTGGAAGTCTCATTTCAATGACACAGTAATAACAGTCTGGTCTGCCCCCAATTACTGTTACAG GTGTGGCAACGTAGCAGCCATTCTAGAGTTAGATGAACATTTAAAACGAAGTTTTACCATCTTTGAAGCTGCCCCACAG GAGGTTAGAGGAATTCCATCGAAGAAGCCACAGCCAGATTACTTCTTATGA
- the LOC137391558 gene encoding serine/threonine-protein phosphatase 4 catalytic subunit isoform X1, with protein sequence MNGNPLKMSDSGDLDRQIEQLRRCEIIKESEVKALCAKAREILVEESNVQRVDSPVTVCGDIHGQFYDLKELFKVGGDVPDTNYLFMGDFVDRGFYSVETFLLLLALKVRYPDRITLIRGNHESRQITQVYGFYDECLRKYGSITVWRYCTEIFDYLSLSAIIDGQIFCVHGGLSPSIHTLDQIRGIDRKQEVPHDGPMCDLLWSDPDDTQGWGVSPRGAGYLFGSDVVQQFIENNNLKLICRAHQLVMEGWKSHFNDTVITVWSAPNYCYRCGNVAAILELDEHLKRSFTIFEAAPQEVRGIPSKKPQPDYFL encoded by the exons ACAAATAGAGCAGCTTCGCAGGTGTGAGATAATAAAAGAGAGCGAGGTGAAGGCACTATGTGCAAAAGCGAGAGAGATTTTAGTTGAGGAAAGCAATGTACAACGAGTGGACTCTCCTGTCACA GTCTGTGGTGACATCCATGGTCAGTTCTATGACCTGAAGGAGCTGTTCAAGGTTGGAGGTGATGTACCAGACACAAATTACTTGTTTATGGGAGATTTTGTGGACAGAGGTTTTTACAGTGTGGAGACATTCCTTCTACTTCTAGCCCTAAAA GTTAGGTATCCTGACCGGATAACATTAATACGAGGCAATCATGAAAGTAGACAGATTACACAAGTGTATGGCTTCTATGACGAATGCTTACGCAAGTATGGATCCATCACCGTCTGGCGATACTGTACAGAAATATTTGATTATCTCAGTTTATCAGCTATCATTGATGGCCAG ATATTCTGTGTCCATGGTGGACTCTCACCATCAATACATACTCTAGATCAGATTAGAGGCATTGATAGGAAACAGGAAGTTCCTCATGATGGACCCATGTGCGACTTGCTATGGTCTGATCCTGATG ACACTCAGGGCTGGGGTGTAAGCCCGAGAGGAGCAGGCTACCTGTTTGGCAGCGATGTTGTACAACAGTTTATAGAGAACAACAACCTCAAGTTGATATGTAGAGCACATCAGTTGGTCATGGAAGGCTGGAAGTCTCATTTCAATGACACAGTAATAACAGTCTGGTCTGCCCCCAATTACTGTTACAG GTGTGGCAACGTAGCAGCCATTCTAGAGTTAGATGAACATTTAAAACGAAGTTTTACCATCTTTGAAGCTGCCCCACAG GAGGTTAGAGGAATTCCATCGAAGAAGCCACAGCCAGATTACTTCTTATGA